In Nicotiana tabacum cultivar K326 chromosome 17, ASM71507v2, whole genome shotgun sequence, one DNA window encodes the following:
- the LOC107780442 gene encoding LOB domain-containing protein 25-like — translation MSSSSNYSNPPCAACKFLRRKCLPSCIFAPYFPPEEPIKFTTVHKVFGASNVSKLLNEIQPHQREDAVNSLAYEAEARLKDPVYGCVGAISVLQKQVIRLQKELDATNADLMRYTNYESGGGTGSGMFSPSYSSAWNSRISGDHNNGFDHDSGR, via the coding sequence ATGTCTTCTTCAAGCAACTACTCCAATCCTCCATGCGCAGCCTGCaaattcttgagaagaaaatgTTTGCCAAGTTGCATTTTTGCTCCTTATTTCCCTCCGGAGGAGCCAATAAAGTTCACCACCGTACACAAAGTATTTGGTGCGAGCAACGTAAGTAAACTCCTGAATGAAATCCAACCACATCAGAGAGAAGATGCAGTGAATTCTCTGGCTTATGAAGCCGAAGCGCGCTTAAAAGATCCAGTCTATGGCTGTGTTGGAGCAATTTCAGTTCTCCAAAAGCAAGTTATTCGCCTTCAAAAAGAACTCGATGCCACAAATGCTGACTTAATGCGATACACCAATTATGAGTCAGGAGGAGGAACGGGTAGTGGAATGTTTAGTCCTAGTTATTCTTCTGCATGGAATAGTCGTATTTCAGGAGATCATAACAATGGATTTGACCATGATAGTGGCAGGTGA